A genomic region of bacterium contains the following coding sequences:
- a CDS encoding serine hydrolase, with protein MIAACAVGPGWADSIDEPWGGDWQGTFGSGSHRFQVAFQFWEDFGYYNNLDDGIYNELVSFGAGDGALDGVTPGGGTIHLDYFPRCPVMTGTFTQGAGKDGKQSLMGEGVSYPITLTRGSDRLRPRADKSYSYIPPQDLGDGLVPGDLKEDPARLRRFQALVQGALHGKYRHLHSLLVLNDGKLLLEEYFYGYGPRDPHPVQSVTKSIFSLLVGDAVEKGWLDPDDKLQDLFPGPPVSGDARKGKVTVKDLLTMTSGIDCDDLSRGKGCSWPMVASSDWGSFALSLPMTREPGKHFAYCGACLSILAEALQKQSKLPLLALAQKDLFDPLGIQAPTWWEGPQGAHSPAFGLSLTPRDMAKIGLLVLQKGEWQGQVVVPKEWIEKSTSPQVKDALGKGLDYGYLWWERNVIAHGRTRRVVEAWGVGGQYIFIVPDGGVVVVMTGGDAKDSRASRRCWDLFKRTFDILEGSHKKTRSPLKKGK; from the coding sequence TTGATCGCTGCCTGCGCCGTGGGTCCTGGATGGGCCGATTCGATCGACGAACCCTGGGGCGGCGATTGGCAGGGAACCTTCGGCTCCGGATCCCACCGGTTCCAGGTGGCCTTCCAGTTCTGGGAGGATTTCGGCTATTACAACAACCTGGACGACGGCATCTATAACGAACTGGTCTCCTTCGGGGCCGGGGACGGGGCGCTGGATGGCGTGACGCCGGGGGGCGGGACGATCCACCTGGATTATTTCCCCCGCTGTCCGGTGATGACCGGGACCTTCACCCAGGGGGCGGGGAAGGACGGCAAGCAAAGCCTGATGGGGGAGGGCGTTTCCTATCCCATCACCCTCACCCGGGGGAGCGACCGCTTGAGGCCCCGGGCGGACAAAAGCTATTCCTATATCCCGCCCCAGGACCTGGGGGACGGTCTTGTCCCCGGGGACCTGAAGGAGGATCCAGCCCGTTTACGCCGCTTCCAGGCCCTGGTCCAGGGGGCCCTCCATGGGAAATACAGGCACCTGCATAGCCTTCTGGTCCTTAACGACGGCAAGCTCCTGCTCGAGGAGTATTTCTACGGCTATGGCCCCCGGGACCCCCATCCGGTCCAGTCGGTCACCAAGAGCATCTTCTCCTTATTGGTGGGGGACGCGGTGGAGAAGGGTTGGCTGGATCCGGACGATAAGCTCCAGGACCTGTTCCCCGGGCCTCCGGTGTCCGGGGATGCCCGCAAGGGAAAGGTCACGGTGAAGGACCTGCTCACCATGACCTCCGGGATCGATTGCGATGACCTGTCCCGGGGCAAGGGCTGCTCCTGGCCCATGGTGGCTTCGTCCGACTGGGGTTCCTTCGCCCTTTCCCTTCCCATGACCCGGGAGCCTGGGAAACATTTCGCCTATTGCGGCGCCTGCCTTTCCATCCTGGCCGAGGCGCTGCAAAAGCAAAGCAAGCTGCCGCTCCTGGCCCTCGCCCAAAAGGACCTTTTCGATCCGCTGGGGATCCAAGCCCCCACCTGGTGGGAAGGGCCCCAGGGGGCCCACTCCCCCGCCTTCGGCCTTTCCCTGACGCCCCGGGACATGGCCAAGATCGGTCTGTTGGTCCTCCAAAAGGGGGAATGGCAGGGCCAAGTGGTCGTCCCGAAGGAATGGATCGAAAAAAGCACCTCGCCGCAGGTGAAGGATGCCCTGGGAAAGGGCCTCGATTACGGCTACCTTTGGTGGGAACGGAACGTCATCGCGCATGGGCGCACCCGGCGGGTCGTCGAGGCCTGGGGTGTGGGGGGGCAATATATCTTCATCGTTCCCGACGGTGGGGTGGTCGTGGTGATGACGGGTGGGGACGCGAAGGACAGCCGCGCGTCCCGCCGTTGTTGGGACCTCTTCAAGCGGACCTTTGATATCCTGGAGGGGTCCCATAAGAAGACCCGAAGCCCGCTGAAAAAAGGGAAGTGA
- a CDS encoding Crp/Fnr family transcriptional regulator: MLTYSKIRPNPMAVPGRTQAPFLDIFKSLPFAQQSELEKKMIERRFKKGDTLFLDGDPADQVWFVKEGHVKAQACSPNGRCQTLCMVGPKSMFGSCCSLGGGTYPCHSVAETDVTVLSIPRADFIGILGRHPSVTLAVADQLSQRLSRSKETQTFEQESVEKRILHVLATLADQFGNTIPLTRREIAEMAGTVVETCIRTFTKLEAAGLVACTRGRILIRDMQKIIDRMEEEDGE, from the coding sequence ATGCTGACCTATTCCAAGATCCGGCCGAACCCGATGGCCGTCCCGGGGAGGACGCAAGCCCCCTTCCTGGACATCTTCAAGAGCCTGCCTTTCGCCCAACAGTCCGAGCTGGAAAAAAAGATGATCGAGCGCCGCTTCAAGAAGGGGGACACCCTTTTCCTGGACGGGGACCCGGCGGACCAGGTCTGGTTCGTGAAGGAGGGCCACGTCAAGGCCCAGGCTTGCAGCCCCAACGGCCGGTGTCAGACCCTCTGCATGGTGGGCCCCAAGTCCATGTTCGGGTCCTGCTGTTCCCTGGGCGGGGGCACCTATCCCTGCCATAGCGTGGCCGAGACCGACGTCACCGTCCTTTCCATCCCCCGGGCCGATTTCATCGGGATCCTGGGCCGCCATCCCTCGGTGACCCTGGCGGTCGCGGACCAGCTTTCCCAAAGGTTGAGCCGCTCCAAGGAGACCCAGACCTTCGAGCAGGAGTCGGTGGAGAAGCGCATCCTGCACGTCCTGGCCACCCTGGCGGACCAATTCGGGAACACCATCCCCCTGACCCGCCGGGAGATCGCCGAAATGGCGGGGACCGTGGTGGAGACCTGCATCCGGACCTTCACCAAGCTGGAAGCCGCCGGATTGGTCGCCTGCACCCGCGGCCGCATCCTCATCCGCGACATGCAAAAGATCATCGACCGGATGGAAGAGGAGGATGGGGAATGA
- a CDS encoding response regulator has translation MSEEPILIIDDNPLNLKLAKLLLEVEHYQVHTAQGAEEAFRVLEGFRPRLILMDFQLPGVDGLELTRRLKADPRSKDAIVIMITSYDQKGDEQKAMAAGCDGYLSKPIDTQALPGIVAGYLRGAKD, from the coding sequence ATGTCCGAAGAACCCATTTTGATCATCGATGACAACCCCCTGAACCTGAAGCTGGCCAAGCTCCTTTTGGAAGTGGAGCATTACCAGGTCCACACCGCCCAGGGCGCCGAAGAGGCTTTCCGGGTCCTGGAGGGGTTCCGGCCCCGCCTGATCCTCATGGATTTCCAGCTCCCCGGGGTCGACGGCCTGGAATTGACCCGGCGCCTGAAGGCCGACCCCCGCTCGAAGGATGCGATCGTGATCATGATCACCTCCTACGACCAGAAGGGGGACGAGCAGAAGGCCATGGCCGCCGGATGCGACGGGTACCTGAGCAAACCCATCGATACCCAGGCCCTTCCGGGCATCGTGGCGGGATATTTGAGGGGCGCAAAGGATTAG